In Juglans microcarpa x Juglans regia isolate MS1-56 chromosome 4S, Jm3101_v1.0, whole genome shotgun sequence, a single window of DNA contains:
- the LOC121262207 gene encoding uncharacterized protein LOC121262207 — protein MVPGGKFLSLNQKHCELFESHEQLKNPPFESGNNNRSSACALQIQEAANQRLMQTPADTEEEAKLIEALLCLRPIGLTLSNMAPFLGLDELGVSHAENTTKCTDAVAGTSSHSSGHSGVQEKACTDNKKMKASNFCATFIKIGSWKVMPGILNL, from the exons ATGGTTCCTGGTGGGAAGTTTCTCTCGTTGAATCAGAAGCATTGTGAGTTATTTGAGTCTCATGAACAGTTAAAGAACCCGCCGTTTGAGTCTGGCAATAACAATAGAAGCTCTGCTTGTGCGCTTCAGATCCAAGAAGCAGCAAATCAGAGGCTGATGCAAACACCAGCAGACACTGAGGAAGAG GCTAAGTTGATTGAAGCTCTTCTGTGCTTGCGTCCTATTGGTTTGACACTCTCGAACATGGCCCCTTTCTTGGGCTTGGATGAACTGGGCGTTTCCCATGCAGAAAACACTACTAAATGCACTGATGCTGTTGCTGGGACTAGTAGTCATAGCTCAGGCCATTCTGGGGTTCAAGAAAAGGCCTGTACTGATAATAAGAAGATGAAGGCTTCAAACTTCTGCgcaacatttattaaaatcgGCTCGTGGAAGGTGATGCCCGGAATTTTAAACctgtaa